A part of Myxococcus landrumus genomic DNA contains:
- a CDS encoding chemotaxis protein CheW, which produces MRHVIFRVEKERYGLPLSAVREVVVPPERFTRVPRAPAAITGVMNLRGRVVTVVELRQLLGLPDGATPSARVVLLDRGRRDLGLLVTDVDGIEAVERVSTAPGKLTPAIRGVARLGGLGVTVLDPEGLDAAVVALFTHSK; this is translated from the coding sequence GTGCGGCACGTCATCTTCCGGGTGGAAAAAGAGCGCTACGGGTTGCCGCTATCCGCGGTGCGGGAGGTCGTCGTGCCTCCAGAGCGGTTCACCCGGGTTCCCCGTGCGCCCGCTGCGATTACCGGGGTCATGAACCTGCGGGGACGCGTGGTGACGGTGGTGGAGTTGCGGCAGTTGTTGGGGTTGCCGGACGGTGCCACACCGTCGGCCCGCGTGGTTCTTCTGGACCGAGGCCGCAGGGATCTGGGACTGTTGGTGACGGACGTGGATGGAATCGAGGCGGTGGAGCGGGTGAGCACGGCACCGGGGAAGTTGACTCCGGCCATCCGAGGCGTTGCCCGGCTGGGTGGGCTGGGAGTGACGGTGCTGGACCCGGAGGGCCTGGACGCCGCGGTGGTTGCCTTGTTCACCCATTCCAAGTGA
- a CDS encoding response regulator — protein sequence MAKRVLVVDDAIFMRNMIKDIFASGGFEVVGEAANGLEAVEKYKELKPDLTTMDIVMPFKSGIEATREIIKHDSSAVVIMCSALGQESLVMEAIEAGASDFIVKPFRAEDVLAVVKKVLGEA from the coding sequence ATGGCTAAGCGGGTCCTGGTCGTCGACGATGCCATCTTCATGCGCAACATGATCAAGGACATCTTCGCGTCTGGAGGGTTCGAGGTCGTCGGTGAAGCGGCCAATGGCCTGGAGGCGGTGGAGAAGTACAAGGAGCTCAAGCCCGACCTCACGACGATGGACATCGTGATGCCCTTCAAGAGCGGCATCGAGGCGACGCGGGAGATCATCAAGCACGACAGCAGCGCGGTGGTCATCATGTGCTCCGCGCTGGGGCAGGAGAGCCTGGTGATGGAGGCCATCGAGGCGGGTGCCTCGGACTTCATCGTCAAGCCGTTCCGGGCCGAGGACGTGTTGGCCGTGGTGAAGAAGGTCCTGGGAGAGGCGTGA
- a CDS encoding chemotaxis protein CheA: MTMDMSRYLGLFISEATEHLESLGRDLVQLEREGSSSAVDSMFRHAHSVKGMASSMGFESIAIVAHRVEDLVDAVRQDRGRLDRDLVDLLLSASDTLLAQVRAVAEGRQPDDAATLLTQLGQRVTLMTGHAPTATRVAKVTVLKPDGSDGGEGSGSSGGGEPSGSTGSGGTSGSGGASGAGGSTGAGGSTGSSGTSSAGGTSGAGGATGSGGTTGAGGTSGSTGSGTPGASGGGASAASTVSPPSSESASPGSEGSPSGSATSGSAASAATPVPPRLTTEDGGVGGVRGVLGIGAPPASPASGNVSTGTPPGLTEASPNDLGTALKSASGGALPGERAEEPRGTTQRWAVRLRISPTCQVPGVRAFLVHKRLTNLGTLVDLRPALEELKAGRIPDGYIQAELETTVGDAGINASLKNVAEVDVVSVKLAVATPVPAVVPSSTGEGGRATGDSSSRTVRVRTELLDYFLDTVGELMLATARLREVGKVLPETVRPALEEGVYRLHTLVKDLHDKVMTARMTPLSLITDRLPRAARDIARRKEREVDLVITGAEIELDRAILDELADPLLHLLRNCIDHGLESPDERIAAKKGPRGRVLVAVKRARDRVIIELEDDGRGMNPAKLKAAAVSRGLLTPELAARMTDREAFLLSCLPGVSTAKDVTDISGRGVGMDAVKRVVESVGGTLEIDSEAGRGTRFTLRLPLTVAVVHLLLVEVGEEVFGLPIAKVVGATEADSEALSRSRETALLPHGNSLLPVHALDTLVGVPVPGLRGVRPFVVMEGDSGRVALGVDRLLGQEEVVLKPLSRPLDLLPGLSGVTILGSGRPVFILDVPRLLSA, encoded by the coding sequence ATGACGATGGACATGTCCCGTTACCTGGGCCTCTTCATCTCAGAGGCCACCGAGCACTTGGAGTCGCTCGGACGGGACCTGGTGCAACTGGAGCGGGAAGGCTCCTCGAGCGCGGTCGACTCGATGTTCCGTCACGCCCACTCGGTGAAGGGCATGGCGTCGTCGATGGGCTTCGAGTCCATCGCCATCGTGGCGCACCGGGTGGAGGACCTCGTCGATGCCGTGCGGCAGGACCGGGGACGGCTGGACCGGGACCTGGTGGACCTGCTGCTGAGTGCCTCGGACACGCTGCTGGCGCAGGTGCGCGCCGTGGCCGAGGGACGCCAGCCCGACGACGCGGCGACGCTCCTGACGCAGCTGGGCCAGCGCGTCACCCTGATGACGGGCCACGCGCCCACCGCGACGCGCGTCGCCAAGGTGACCGTGCTCAAGCCCGACGGCTCCGACGGGGGCGAGGGTTCTGGCTCCTCGGGCGGAGGAGAGCCTTCGGGCTCCACGGGCTCGGGCGGTACGTCGGGTTCGGGTGGTGCTTCTGGCGCGGGTGGCTCCACGGGCGCGGGTGGCAGCACAGGCTCGAGCGGTACGTCGAGCGCGGGTGGTACCTCGGGCGCAGGCGGCGCTACCGGCTCGGGCGGCACCACGGGCGCGGGCGGTACCTCGGGCTCCACGGGTTCGGGCACCCCAGGCGCATCGGGCGGCGGAGCCTCTGCGGCCTCCACGGTTTCTCCTCCGTCGAGCGAGAGCGCGAGCCCCGGTTCCGAGGGCAGCCCGAGTGGGAGTGCGACCTCGGGGTCCGCCGCCAGTGCGGCGACGCCCGTTCCGCCCCGACTGACCACGGAAGACGGTGGAGTCGGTGGCGTGCGAGGCGTGTTGGGCATCGGTGCCCCGCCAGCCTCCCCCGCAAGCGGCAACGTCTCCACGGGCACGCCTCCTGGGCTCACGGAGGCCTCGCCGAATGATCTCGGCACGGCGCTCAAGTCGGCCTCGGGCGGCGCGCTTCCGGGAGAGCGCGCGGAGGAACCGCGTGGGACGACCCAGCGCTGGGCGGTGCGCCTGCGCATCTCCCCCACGTGCCAGGTGCCCGGCGTGCGCGCCTTCCTGGTGCACAAGCGGCTCACCAACCTGGGCACGTTGGTGGACCTGCGGCCCGCACTGGAGGAGCTGAAAGCGGGCCGCATCCCGGACGGCTACATCCAGGCGGAGCTGGAGACGACGGTGGGCGATGCGGGCATCAACGCATCGCTGAAGAACGTGGCGGAGGTGGACGTCGTCTCCGTGAAGCTCGCGGTCGCCACGCCGGTCCCCGCTGTCGTTCCCTCGTCGACGGGAGAGGGCGGACGCGCCACGGGAGACTCCTCCTCGCGCACGGTCCGCGTGCGCACGGAGCTGCTGGACTACTTCCTCGACACGGTGGGCGAGCTGATGCTCGCCACGGCGCGCCTGCGTGAAGTGGGCAAGGTGTTGCCAGAGACCGTGCGCCCCGCGCTGGAGGAGGGCGTCTACCGGCTGCACACGCTGGTGAAGGACCTGCACGACAAGGTGATGACGGCGCGCATGACGCCGCTGTCGCTCATCACCGACCGGCTGCCGCGCGCGGCGCGAGACATCGCCCGTCGCAAGGAGCGCGAGGTCGACCTGGTCATCACCGGCGCGGAAATCGAGCTCGACCGCGCCATCCTCGACGAGCTGGCGGACCCGCTGCTGCACCTGCTGCGCAACTGCATCGACCACGGCCTGGAGTCCCCCGACGAGCGCATCGCCGCGAAGAAGGGCCCGCGCGGGCGCGTGCTCGTGGCCGTCAAGCGCGCCCGGGACCGCGTCATCATCGAGCTGGAAGATGACGGCCGGGGCATGAATCCCGCGAAGCTGAAGGCCGCGGCGGTGTCGCGGGGCCTGCTGACGCCGGAGCTCGCCGCGCGCATGACGGACCGCGAGGCGTTCCTGCTCTCGTGCCTGCCGGGCGTCTCCACGGCGAAGGACGTGACGGACATCTCCGGCCGCGGCGTGGGCATGGACGCCGTCAAGCGCGTGGTGGAGAGCGTGGGTGGCACGCTCGAAATCGACAGCGAGGCGGGCCGAGGCACCCGCTTCACCCTGCGGCTCCCTTTGACGGTGGCCGTGGTGCACCTGCTGCTGGTGGAGGTGGGCGAAGAGGTCTTCGGCCTGCCCATCGCCAAGGTGGTGGGGGCCACGGAGGCGGACAGCGAGGCGCTCAGCCGCAGCCGCGAGACGGCGCTGTTGCCGCACGGCAACTCGCTGCTGCCCGTGCACGCGCTGGACACGCTCGTGGGCGTGCCGGTGCCGGGGCTGCGGGGCGTGCGTCCCTTCGTGGTGATGGAGGGCGACTCCGGACGGGTGGCGCTGGGCGTGGACCGGTTGCTCGGGCAGGAGGAAGTGGTGCTCAAGCCGTTGTCGCGGCCGCTGGATTTGCTGCCGGGACTCTCCGGAGTGACCATCCTGGGTAGCGGCCGTCCGGTCTTCATCCTGGATGTGCCGAGGTTATTGTCCGCGTGA
- a CDS encoding chemotaxis protein CheC, translating into MSLSLPSDAQLDALREVANIGCGHAANALSRLMGGRQVDLSVPRVLLAGPEDAAGMLGGDAPAVAAWLAITGALRGVMMLGLSQADGLSLETLLLGGQTSGQEERDSAVSEAANIVASACLSAIGKLTSWRLMPSVPTLRRGSARVLVDAAVSQVEGDASRVVVLEARFMASSTPPVSGQLLLVLERESSRALLARLGV; encoded by the coding sequence GTGAGCCTGTCTCTTCCCAGCGACGCGCAGCTCGATGCCCTGCGCGAGGTGGCCAACATCGGCTGTGGCCATGCCGCCAATGCGCTCTCCCGGTTGATGGGGGGGCGTCAGGTGGACCTGTCCGTCCCACGGGTGCTGCTCGCGGGTCCCGAGGACGCGGCGGGGATGTTGGGCGGCGATGCTCCCGCGGTGGCGGCCTGGCTCGCCATCACAGGGGCCCTGCGGGGCGTGATGATGCTCGGGTTGTCCCAGGCGGATGGCCTGTCCCTGGAGACCTTGCTGCTGGGAGGGCAGACGTCCGGGCAGGAGGAGCGCGACAGCGCGGTGTCCGAGGCCGCCAACATCGTCGCGAGTGCCTGTCTGTCCGCCATCGGCAAGCTGACGTCGTGGCGGCTGATGCCGTCGGTGCCCACGCTGCGGCGGGGCAGCGCGCGGGTGCTGGTGGACGCGGCGGTGTCCCAGGTGGAGGGCGACGCGAGCCGTGTGGTGGTGCTGGAGGCGCGCTTCATGGCGTCGTCGACCCCCCCGGTGAGCGGGCAGCTTCTGTTGGTGCTCGAGCGGGAGAGCTCGCGGGCGCTTCTGGCGCGGCTGGGCGTGTAG
- the larB gene encoding nickel pincer cofactor biosynthesis protein LarB has translation MDEKSLKQLLGSVKSGRVSVDDAVGKLKDLPFAELGYATLDTHRNLRFGFPEVVLGGPKTVEQLLGIVGALVERKQTVLVTRLQEEKAEVLLERFPKAQYHPVARIFHLKQGKVRAGRVAVVTAGTSDIPVAEEAAVTAEAMGAEVRRVYDVGVAGIHRLLRRREEIQECHVAVVVAGMEGALASALGGLVGIPVVAVPTSVGYGANFQGLSALLAMVNSCASNVATMNIDNGFGGGFYAALVSRTKGRR, from the coding sequence ATGGACGAGAAGTCGCTGAAGCAGCTCCTGGGGAGCGTGAAGTCGGGCCGTGTCTCGGTGGATGACGCCGTGGGCAAGCTCAAGGACCTGCCCTTCGCGGAGCTGGGCTACGCGACGCTCGACACCCACCGCAACCTGCGCTTCGGGTTCCCCGAGGTGGTGCTGGGTGGGCCCAAGACGGTGGAGCAGTTGCTGGGCATCGTCGGCGCGCTGGTGGAGCGCAAGCAGACGGTGCTGGTGACGCGGCTGCAGGAGGAGAAGGCGGAGGTGCTGCTCGAGCGCTTCCCCAAGGCCCAGTACCACCCGGTGGCGCGCATCTTCCACCTCAAGCAGGGCAAGGTGCGAGCGGGCCGCGTGGCCGTCGTCACGGCGGGCACCAGCGATATCCCCGTGGCGGAGGAGGCCGCGGTGACGGCCGAGGCGATGGGCGCGGAGGTGCGGCGCGTCTACGACGTGGGCGTGGCGGGCATCCACCGGCTCCTGCGGCGCCGGGAGGAAATCCAGGAGTGCCATGTCGCCGTGGTGGTGGCGGGCATGGAGGGAGCGCTGGCGAGCGCGCTGGGCGGCCTGGTGGGCATCCCCGTGGTCGCGGTGCCCACGTCGGTGGGCTACGGCGCCAACTTCCAGGGCCTGTCCGCGCTGCTGGCGATGGTGAACTCCTGTGCCTCCAATGTGGCGACGATGAACATCGACAATGGCTTTGGTGGGGGCTTCTACGCGGCCCTCGTCTCGCGCACGAAGGGACGGCGGTGA
- the larC gene encoding nickel pincer cofactor biosynthesis protein LarC, whose amino-acid sequence MRRILYLEPVGGIAGDMFLAAGIDLGLAPEAIEAALRGLKVPGWKLAVSRAVRHAISGTHLDVVLDAREAHPHRAYADIRRLIESATTLPDRAKERALAVFRAIGEAEAKVHGVSIDDIHFHEVGAVDSIVDICGAAVVLELLGDPEVHAAPPPLGSGTIRVAHGAMPIPVPATLELLRDVPVRFEGVGELTTPTGAALLKVLSKIGHPPDFIVEKVGYGVGTKDFRDRPNVLRASLGRMEASRSEGLWVVEANLDDATPQLLGHLVERMLSVGALDAWVAPVVMKKSRPGHLLSVLAEGGLRDTVVDTLLRESTSLGVRYHRVERQALERDWVEVETPWGRVRVKRGLLNGAVLNAHPEFEDCRRVAEEAKVPVKQVMTAAMVALGLPG is encoded by the coding sequence ATGCGACGCATCCTCTACCTGGAGCCGGTGGGTGGCATCGCCGGGGACATGTTCCTGGCGGCGGGCATCGACCTGGGGCTCGCGCCGGAGGCGATTGAAGCGGCGCTGCGAGGCTTGAAGGTGCCGGGGTGGAAGCTGGCGGTGAGCCGCGCGGTGCGCCACGCCATCAGCGGCACGCATCTGGACGTGGTGCTGGACGCGCGCGAGGCCCATCCGCACCGGGCCTACGCGGACATCCGCCGCCTCATCGAGTCCGCCACCACGCTGCCGGACCGCGCGAAGGAGCGCGCGCTGGCGGTGTTCCGCGCCATCGGCGAGGCAGAGGCGAAGGTGCATGGCGTGTCCATCGACGACATCCACTTCCACGAAGTGGGTGCGGTGGACTCCATCGTGGACATCTGCGGCGCGGCGGTGGTGCTGGAGTTGTTGGGGGACCCGGAGGTGCACGCGGCGCCGCCGCCCCTGGGCAGCGGGACGATTCGCGTGGCCCATGGCGCCATGCCGATTCCAGTGCCGGCCACGCTGGAGCTGCTGCGCGACGTGCCCGTGCGCTTCGAGGGCGTGGGCGAGTTGACGACGCCCACCGGCGCGGCGCTGCTCAAGGTGCTGTCGAAGATTGGCCACCCGCCCGACTTCATCGTGGAGAAGGTGGGCTACGGCGTGGGCACGAAGGACTTCCGCGACAGGCCCAACGTGCTGCGCGCGTCCCTGGGGCGCATGGAGGCGTCGCGCTCCGAGGGGCTGTGGGTGGTGGAAGCCAACCTGGACGACGCCACGCCGCAGTTGCTCGGGCACCTGGTGGAGCGGATGTTGAGCGTGGGCGCGCTGGACGCGTGGGTGGCGCCGGTGGTGATGAAGAAGAGTCGCCCCGGGCACCTCTTGAGCGTGCTGGCCGAGGGTGGGCTGCGCGACACGGTGGTGGACACGCTGCTGCGCGAGTCGACGTCGCTGGGTGTTCGCTACCACCGCGTGGAGCGCCAGGCGCTGGAGCGCGACTGGGTGGAGGTGGAGACTCCGTGGGGCCGGGTGCGCGTGAAGCGTGGCTTGCTCAACGGCGCGGTCCTCAACGCCCATCCCGAGTTCGAGGACTGCCGGCGTGTCGCGGAGGAGGCGAAGGTTCCGGTGAAGCAGGTGATGACGGCGGCCATGGTGGCGCTCGGCCTCCCTGGCTGA
- a CDS encoding AAA family ATPase has protein sequence MSLPAPGSARASHPTEPWLEELDLLVRARYPLLYLVSWEEQRVEAILAELARAHGKALFTWSVTRGLRSAGNSRTGALPEDTRNPIDALAAIEKLGEPALVVLKDFHAFLEEKTVVRALRELAHFLKSTFTTVILLSPSLLIPVELEKEVSVIDVPMPGYNDLMRLLKEIVAVVRRTNKATIEISREHADQLIKAALGLTMSEAENAFAKAIASDGKLGPEDIKRIQDEKRQVIRKSGLLEYYPPDETLGNVGGLENLKGWLSQRTAAFGERARQFGLPEPRGLLLLGVQGCGKSLTAKAVSAHWNLPLLRLDMGRIFSGLIGSSEENLRKAIRVAESVSPVVLWVDEIEKGLSGVASSSSADSGVSARVFGTLLTWLQEKTAPVFVVATANRIDGLPPEVLRKGRFDEIFFIDLPAQAEREDIFRIHLRKRKREPSRFSVPELAALAEGFSGAEIEQSVVAGLYEAFAENTELEQQHLVRTLRDTFPLSVTMRDEIGRLREWARGRTRPASSRESTPA, from the coding sequence ATGTCGCTCCCCGCCCCCGGCAGCGCCCGAGCCTCTCACCCCACCGAGCCGTGGCTCGAGGAGCTGGACCTCCTCGTTCGCGCCCGCTACCCGCTGCTCTACCTGGTGTCCTGGGAGGAGCAGCGCGTGGAGGCCATCCTCGCGGAGCTGGCTCGCGCGCACGGCAAGGCCCTCTTCACCTGGTCCGTCACCCGGGGCCTGCGAAGCGCGGGCAACTCGCGCACGGGCGCGCTCCCCGAGGACACGCGCAACCCCATCGACGCCCTGGCCGCCATCGAGAAGCTGGGCGAGCCCGCGCTGGTGGTGCTGAAGGACTTCCACGCCTTCCTGGAGGAGAAGACCGTGGTGCGCGCCCTGCGAGAGCTGGCGCACTTCCTCAAGAGCACCTTCACCACCGTCATCCTCCTGTCGCCCTCGCTGCTCATCCCCGTGGAGCTGGAGAAGGAGGTCTCCGTCATCGACGTGCCCATGCCCGGGTACAACGACCTCATGCGGCTCTTGAAGGAGATTGTCGCGGTGGTGCGCCGGACGAACAAAGCAACCATCGAGATATCGCGCGAACACGCCGACCAGCTCATCAAGGCCGCGCTCGGGCTGACGATGTCGGAGGCGGAGAACGCCTTCGCCAAGGCCATCGCCTCCGACGGCAAGCTGGGCCCCGAGGACATCAAGCGCATCCAGGACGAGAAGCGGCAGGTGATTCGCAAGAGCGGCCTGCTCGAGTACTACCCACCCGATGAGACGCTGGGCAACGTGGGCGGCCTGGAGAACCTCAAGGGGTGGCTGAGTCAGCGCACCGCGGCCTTTGGGGAGCGGGCGCGTCAGTTCGGTCTGCCGGAGCCTCGCGGGCTGTTGCTGCTGGGCGTCCAGGGCTGCGGCAAGAGCCTCACCGCGAAGGCCGTCTCCGCGCACTGGAACCTGCCGCTCCTGCGGCTGGACATGGGCCGCATCTTCAGCGGGCTGATTGGTTCCTCGGAGGAGAACCTGCGCAAGGCCATCCGCGTGGCGGAGAGCGTGTCGCCCGTGGTGCTGTGGGTGGATGAAATCGAGAAGGGGCTGTCGGGCGTGGCCTCCTCCAGCTCCGCGGACAGCGGTGTGTCCGCGCGCGTCTTCGGCACGCTCTTGACGTGGCTCCAGGAGAAGACGGCGCCGGTGTTCGTGGTGGCCACGGCCAATCGCATCGACGGGCTGCCTCCCGAGGTGCTGCGCAAGGGACGCTTCGACGAAATCTTCTTCATCGACCTGCCCGCCCAGGCCGAGCGCGAGGACATCTTCCGCATCCACCTGCGCAAGCGGAAGCGGGAGCCCTCGCGGTTCTCCGTGCCGGAGCTGGCCGCGCTCGCCGAGGGCTTCAGCGGCGCCGAAATCGAGCAGTCCGTGGTGGCCGGGCTCTATGAAGCCTTCGCGGAGAACACCGAGCTGGAGCAGCAGCACCTGGTGAGGACGCTCCGCGACACGTTCCCGCTGTCGGTGACGATGCGCGACGAGATTGGCCGGCTGCGAGAGTGGGCGCGCGGACGCACCCGGCCCGCCTCGTCTCGCGAGAGCACTCCCGCATGA
- a CDS encoding VOC family protein — protein MPTVDKHEVGTPTWVDLMTPDLEGAKAFYGGLFGWTFRTGAKEAGFYTMCQLNGRDVAGMGVKPKEVPGPARWSVYFEADNVDAFVARATQLGGKVVVPPMDVFQSGRLAFIEDPTGAHFGLWQSREHHGAQLVGEPGTLVWSEVQTRDGARAKDFYTALLGLAPESIANMDYYVLNHGAKGVAGVFQMGMGMPADIPPHWMNYFAVEDTDAAAAKVSQLGGRVHVPPTDMPYGRFSVVTDPTGAAFTLLKPAPM, from the coding sequence ATGCCCACGGTCGACAAACATGAGGTGGGGACGCCCACCTGGGTGGACTTGATGACGCCAGACCTGGAAGGCGCCAAGGCCTTCTACGGTGGGCTGTTCGGCTGGACGTTCAGGACTGGCGCCAAGGAGGCAGGCTTCTACACGATGTGCCAGCTCAACGGCCGCGACGTCGCCGGCATGGGCGTGAAGCCCAAGGAGGTCCCCGGCCCGGCACGGTGGAGCGTCTACTTCGAGGCGGACAACGTCGACGCCTTCGTCGCGCGCGCCACGCAGCTCGGCGGCAAGGTGGTGGTCCCTCCCATGGACGTCTTCCAATCGGGGCGGCTGGCCTTCATCGAAGACCCCACTGGCGCGCACTTCGGCCTGTGGCAGTCGCGCGAACACCACGGCGCCCAGCTCGTCGGCGAGCCCGGCACCCTCGTCTGGAGCGAGGTGCAGACCCGCGACGGCGCTCGCGCGAAGGACTTCTACACCGCGCTCCTGGGCCTGGCCCCCGAGAGCATCGCGAACATGGACTACTACGTCCTGAACCACGGGGCGAAGGGCGTGGCGGGCGTGTTCCAGATGGGGATGGGAATGCCGGCCGATATCCCTCCGCACTGGATGAACTACTTCGCGGTCGAGGACACGGACGCAGCCGCGGCGAAAGTCTCTCAGCTCGGGGGTCGGGTCCATGTGCCGCCCACCGACATGCCCTACGGCCGCTTCAGCGTGGTGACCGACCCGACGGGGGCGGCCTTCACCCTCTTGAAGCCCGCGCCGATGTAA